Proteins encoded by one window of Cervus canadensis isolate Bull #8, Minnesota chromosome 18, ASM1932006v1, whole genome shotgun sequence:
- the LOC122421552 gene encoding sialic acid-binding Ig-like lectin 5 isoform X1, which produces MLLPPLLLLLLWVGERGGGSADPHLAAGSLAQDPRYWLDVQPSVSVQEGLCVRVPCSVSYPREGWKDSDPAHGYWFQEKADSPEDPAVATNNPERAVVSETRGRFLLVGDPQAYNCSLDIRDAQRRDTGTYIFRLERGPTVRYSYALNLLSVRVTALTDTPDIHVQGTLASGHPTNFTCAVPWACDGGMPPTFSWTGVALTSLHPESPRSSVLTLTPRPEDHGTNLTCRVNFSGAGVSTEATIRLNVSYAPQELIIRVYQKEGAVQEGQSLRLDCVPDSNPPAMISWTRGSLTLSPSNSSNPGVLELPRVELRDHGLYVCRAQHPLGSKEASLSLVVRTPPQLLGPSCSQEDEGLSCSCSSRAWPAPSLHWRLGEGLLEGNFSNASFEITSSSAGPWANSSLSLREGLSSGLRLSCEAQNAHGKQNVKILLLPGRPGPRTGVVWGAVGGAGVTALLALCLIFVVKVYRKKPLERAKIYRKKSAERASSQDGDHPASSPASQGHFNKSWSDSPLDHRTPFLAASTSEKEQELYYASLSFHRPGTHNFQVQDTTEYSEIKIGK; this is translated from the exons atgctgctgccgccgctgctgctCTTACTGCTGTGGGTAGGTGAGCGGGGCGGGGGCTCGGCTGATCCTCATCTCGCCGCAGGGTCCCTGGCTCAGGATCCGAGATACTGGCTGGACGTGCAGCCGTCCGTGTCAGTGCAGGAGGGCCTGTGTGTCCGCGTGCCCTGCTCCGTCTCCTATCCCCGGGAAGGCTGGAAGGACTCTGACCCAGCTCACGGCTACTGGTTCCAGGAAAAGGCAGATTCCCCTGAAgatccagcagtggccacaaacaACCCAGAACGTGCGGTGGTCAGTGAGACCCGGGGCCGATTCCTCCTCGTTGGAGACCCCCAGGCCTACAACTGCTCCCTGGACATCAGAGACGCTCAGAGGAGGGACACGGGGACATATATCTTTAGGTTGGAGAGAGGGCCTACTGTGAGATATAGTTATGCATTGAATCTGCTCTCCGTTCGTGTGACGG CTCTGACAGACACACCTGACATCCACGTCCAGGGGACCCTAGCATCCGGCCACCCCACCAACTTCACCTGTGCGGTGCCATGGGCCTGTGACGGGGGGATGCCCCCCACCTTCTCCTGGACTGGGGTTGCCCTCACCTCCCTGCACCCTGAGAGTCCCCGCTCCTCAGTGCTCACCCTCACTCCAAGGCCCGAGGACCACGGCACCAACCTCACGTGTCGTGTGAACTTTTCCGGAGCTGGTGTGAGCACAGAGGCGACCATCAGGCTCAATGTGTCCT ATGCACCCCAGGAACTGATCATCAGAGTGTACCAGAAAGAAGGCGCAG TCCAGGAGGGCCAGTCCCTGCGCCTGGACTGTGTTCCTGACAGCAACCCTCCTGCTATGATCAGCTGGACCCGAGGGAGCCTGACCCTGAGCCCCTCAAATTCCTCAAATCCTGGGGTCCTCGAGCTGCCCCGGGTGGAACTGAGGGACCATGGGTTATATGTCTGCCGAGCTCAGCATCCACTAGGCTCCAAGGAAGCGTCTCTGAGCCTCGTTGTGAGAA CCCCACCGCAGCTTCTGGGCccctcctgctcccaggaggaCGAGGGTCTGAGCTGCAGCTGCTCCTCCCGAGCCTGGCCGGCCCCCTCCCTGCACTGGCGCCTGGGCGAGGGGCTGCTGGAGGGGAACTTCAGCAACGCCTCCTTCGAGATCACCTCCAGCTCTGCCGGGCCCTGGGCTAATAGCTCCCTGAGCCTCCGCGAGGGGCTCAGCTCCGGCCTCAGACTCAGCTGCGAGGCCCAGAATGCCCACGGGAAACAGAACGTGAAGATCCTGCTGCTGCCAG GGAGACCAGGACCCAGGACCGGCGTGGTTTGGGGGGCCGTCGGGGGAGCTGGTGTTACAGCCCTGCTTGCTCTCTGTCTCATCTTTGT AGTGAAGGTCTACAGGAAGAAGCCGTTGGAGAGAGCAAAGATCTACAGGAAGAAGTCGGCGGAGAGAGCGTCGAGCCAAGATGGCGACCACCCAGCGTCGAGTCCCGCGTCCCAG GGTCACTTCAATAAATCCTGGTCAGACAGCCCCTTGGACCACCGGACCCCATTTCTGGCTGCTTCCACCTCAGAGAAGGAACAAGAGCTCTATTAtgcaagcctcagtttccacagacCAGGGACCCACAACTTTCAGGTCCAGGACACCACCGAGTACTCAGAGATCAAGATTGGGAAGTGA